Proteins found in one Amphiprion ocellaris isolate individual 3 ecotype Okinawa chromosome 22, ASM2253959v1, whole genome shotgun sequence genomic segment:
- the LOC111579346 gene encoding fat storage-inducing transmembrane protein 1, whose product MDLKAENSSNGLTSELNLEKLHRIAAELILPGRFMVGLLNAALEFVTNLLARVLGSNLVRRHFHLMLSGLVLFGPVLSFWVSKYSIFANSNHYLYRKFLKSTWGWTSILTGSFVLLLSLSARHSLSLTLRHLSRIGLVGLLWFGCRRLLTLLEDAAGTCYEPMTPVQDVQSPASPVQPLLLLHEDQTKASCLRASMLWRGYEVSQDVLIICLCCLLLVEEMSVFGIHLAQGKALQRSPGAPLRFIFLLCAVLLVIWLFLLLCLLAYFPSLPAQQLGGALGYLGWRGLYQGWYRLRPSWGCPGLPGEGLSTTIDTHKHPQQNGTVDEN is encoded by the exons ATGGATCTGAAGGCTGAGAACTCCTCAAATGGCCTCACATCGGAACTCAACCTGGAGAAATTACACAGGATAGCCGCAGAGTTGATTCTGCCGGGAAGATTCATGGTCGGACTCCTGAATGCTGCCCTGGAGTTTGTTACAAACTTACTAGCCAGAGTTTTAGGAAGCAACCTGGTCAGAAGACATTTCCACCTGATGCTGTCAGGGCTCGTTCTCTTTGGACCTGTGCTGAGTTTCTGGGTCTCAAAGTACAGCATTTTCGCTAACAGCAACCACTACCTGTACAG GAAGTTCCTCAAGTCCACTTGGGGCTGGACCTCCATCCTCACCGGTtccttcgtcctcctcctctccctctcagcTCGACACTCCCTCTCCCTCACCCTCCGTCACCTCTCTCGGATAGGCCTCGTGGGGTTGCTGTGGTTTGGCTGTCGGCGTCTCCTGACCCTGCTGGAGGACGCAGCAGGAACCTGTTACGAGCCGATGACCCCCGTCCAGGACGTCCAGAGCCCTGCCTCCCCGGTACAACCTCTACTGCTCCTGCATGAAGACCAGACCAAGGCCTCCTGCCTCAGAGCCAGCATGCTGTGGAGAGGTTATGAAGTTTCCCAGGACGTCCTCATCATCTGCTTGTGTTGTCTGCTGCTCGTCGAGGAAATGTCCGTCTTCGGTATTCACTTGGCCCAAGGGAAGGCCCTACAGAGGTCGCCTGGGGCCCCGTTAAGATTTATCTTCCTCCTGTGTGCAGTTCTACTTGTTATATGgttgttcctgctgctgtgtttgcttGCGTACTTCCCCAGTCTTCCTGCCCAGCAGCTGGGAGGAGCTCTGGGCTACCTGGGCTGGAGAGGACTCTACCAGGGATGGTACCGACTCAGACCAAGCTGGGGCTGCCCTGGTTTGCCAGGAGAGGGGCTTTCTACCACCATAGATACCCACAAACACCCTCAACAGAATGGTACAGTTGATGAAAATTAG